The following is a genomic window from Micropterus dolomieu isolate WLL.071019.BEF.003 ecotype Adirondacks linkage group LG04, ASM2129224v1, whole genome shotgun sequence.
CCGTCCTTCTTTCTAATGCATGTAGAAAGTTATAATCGACTCCCGGTGGATGCTCTCTCGCGCTAAAATGGCAGTTTAAAGGCGTGCAGCGGCTATCCTTGCAGCGGCAACAACCCGGCAGTGCAGCGGCTAAGTGCACTGGCTATTTCTGGCAAAATGGCGTAAGTATTTTATATGgacttattttaattttattttaccgCCGTTTTCCCATTGGTTTACAACCGGCTTTAATGCCAACTCCTCTGGCTAGTGTTGATACAACTAACAGACTTGTTGAGTAACTCTATCGTTTAGCGCCCTGGATGTTAACTATTGTTAAAGTTACGATTGTTAAAGCCCCGATATGTTGCCGAAGTTCCTGGTCTTGGGTTGGTGGTAACGTTAGTGTTAAATTACAAACTAATTCAGTTAATGTTAAGAGTCCGTGTTGTGCCGTTTTGTGTTGTCGATTGTCTTCTCTTGACAAGAGAAGTGTTTACGCCCCTTATTGAAAGTCCTTATGTATCCCACAGAGTTAACAAGTCATAGGTAATTTTCAACATTTGtagtatttgtgtgtattaaaCATGGACAACGTGGCGTGTCCAAAATGGCGCGCACTGTCCTTTTCACTCAACCCCTCAAACAGATGGCTCTGTTGTGAAAATGGCGGTTGCCCGCCCACATTTCCGCGGTGACTCACTGAGGAGGACGGGTTTACCGACCAAAGCATGACCAAATTAGGAAATATTATCCCCCGGTGGAGGGCGGAGTGTTGCACATCAACGCGGCTTTGACACTTCAGTGGAACGGATTAGCCAAAATTAGCCTCGCCCTCCCTCACGTCTAATACGTTAACAATCTAAACGACCCAAGCACACGCTCACGAAAGCTGCATTGTTTGCATGAGTGTTGTAGAGTACGGAAATGTGTACTTGCTTCAggaagtacacacacactggagagTGTTGAAGATATGCAGATGTCATTAGCCTACTTTAGAAGTGTTGTCAGTCTCTGGCATACTTTTTCCATCAATAcacttgttttgcttttaaacCCTTTCCTGCTGTATACAGATTTGTTAATTAGTAATAATCATTAATTTAGCTGGTGCTTTTTTCCAAGGcaacttacagttgctatatatgtcacAGGTCTCATGTCTCTATGGGACAActatgggttaagtgtcttgctcagggactgACTGACAGtgtgaacccgggtctctcacacctcATCTCATATGTTTTATCCACTGCGCCGTCACCACACCTTGCGGTGCTTAGTGACCGCTGTCAACACTcgaactgtgtgtgttcatcattTTCTCCACATAACATGGCTTGCATCTCTGTATCTCCTTTACCCAGGTCTCTCTCAGCAACCACCCTCAGCTTTGCTGCAGTCGACAGCGGTATCGAACCCCTCGACTTAACGTCAACAGACCCGCCTTTGTTTTTATTCACCCTTTCACGGCTAACACTGACCAGCAGCAGTGATGACACTCTCCCAGCTGGCCTTGGAGGACGTGGAGGCCCTGTACTTAGGTTGGTGTTGTGATGACGCATGTTCCCAAAGCACTGCTACAAACATTACTGAATACACGGCACTCAGTTTGGATGACACAACATGAAGGGTGGCAAATTGCAAAGTTTAGCTTCCTGGACTTAACATCAAGAATCAGAATAAACATTTCAGTCTAAAACAAAAGGGTAGAATTTTGTGGTGTGTATATTACAATATAACGGGATTAAAGTGGAGCAGattattttctattaaataagtattttgtgtaGAAATTAAGATACTTAATGAGGAAGTTCTTGTCCACAGGGCCCTCGTTTCTGACGGCTGACCCCATGGGGCCCCTTCTGGACCAAGATGAAGAAGAAgctctttctccctccttctctctagAGGGGAAGGTGCCAGCTTCGCCCCCCCTCTCTTTGTCCTCCTACGCATCTTCCTGGTCTCCCTACCAGACCGTGTCATCCTCCCCACTCTCTTCTGCATCCCCGCCtcactctcctcctcccacccaaccctcctcctccttgggAACCAAGGCCGGAGTGAACCCATCGACCCTCCCCTGGCTGGTTGACAGCGACTTGCTCGACGCCCATGTCGGAGCAGACGCTTGTAAAGGTGAGAGTGAATTAAAGTTGTCACGTATCACTGTTCTTAGAGGTGTTGGCCGCTTTCAGGCAagctgtaaatattttataaaggTGGTTGTGTTAGTGAAGCACTTACAGTTGCCCTGCAGGCAGAGTGTCCTAGATGTTAAAATTGGATTGCTaagtcactctgcctttttttttttttttaaagcagcactACACCTTTATAAATATTAGTAGTAAATAAAACGTATGAAGACTTAAGATACTATTCACTTCGTCCAAAACCACAATTAAAGGCATGAATTAATAGTTTGTACGTGATGAACATTCATTAGCAGGTTAGGTGTGGCTCCATGTGGTTAAGACTGGCTTAAACtggttttatttcataatgaccCGTGTGTGTCCCTTTTTGTTGCGGCATCTTCAGTTAGTATGAAGCTCATTGTGGCTCTTGGCACCTGTTAAGTACAAGGTTCCTGGTGCCCTGGGTATTTGATTGCAAGTTGTTTATGTGCATCATGAAATTATAACAATACAGGGAGGCATTTGAAAAGACTGACATTCCAGCAAGTTTTGCTTTTTGTATTCACTGAAAACCCTGTTACTAAAGAGGACATTCAAAATGCCTGTTTGTAtcaaattaatatattattgtttgaTCAGATATAAATTGATATATTCTCTGTTAACAGATGACGCTTTTGCGGGCATGGACTGGATGTCAGAAAAAATCGACTTGAGTGAATTTGACTTGGATTCCCTCATTGGCTCCTGCTCGTCCGATGAGTCTCCCAGCTCCCCCGAGGATCTCCTGGCCTCCCTCGACTCCCACATGGATCTAGAGCTAGGTTCATTTGACACAAACATCCCCACCCCACACGAAAGCCTGGAACTGGAGCTTTCACTGCCCAGcatcccctctctccccctggAGCTGCCTCTCCCTGGAGCAGCTGAAGCAAAGAAGACAGAAGTGTCTCTTGACCTGGAGGTTGTTATGAAGTGTGAGCCTCCCTCCCCGGCTCCTTCACCATCTCCCCCCTCTCCAGCCTACACAGTGGAGCTGGGGAGTGAAATGGATGTCCTGGATGCAGAGAAAACATCCACACCCCTAACAGCCACCATCATTCCAGATCTCAGTGGAAGCGTTCAGACCCCCAGCCCCATTGTGCTCTCTATTCCCCCCTCTGGCCACATCGTGGTGTTGCTCACCAAAAACGATGAGCCCTCCTTCGTATCTTTCCCCGACCAGTCCATTAAAATCTCTCCATCAAGCGACTGCGACAGCGACTCAGGCATAGAGTCTGTTGCTGGCTCACCTGCTCGCCTCCCCTCTACTCCTTCCACCCCCTCTCCCACAGCTGGATCCTCCAGGACCAAACCCTACTCCAAACCAGAGCCCGCCTCCGcttccctctcctctgccaAGAGCTCCAGGGTCAAATCGGTGTCTGGTGCTCCCAAGGTAGTGGAGAAGAAACTCAAGAAGATGGAGCAGAACAAGACGGCAGCCACTCGCTacagacagaagaagagggTCGAGCAGGAGCTGCTTGGCACAGAGCTGGAAGGCCTGGAGAAGAGGAATCACGAGTTGACGGAGAAGGCGGAGTCCATCAGCCGGGAGATTCAGTACCTTAAGGACCTGATGGAGGAGGTTCGTAAGCACCGCCGCGGAAAGACCAGCTCAGTGGCTTAGAAACCAGATTGTGTAGAAGTCAGTCTGCTGTTACCGCTTCTGCAGAGTAGTGACGGCGTTGTTTCTGCTCCAATACTCACATGCCATAACAGAGTCCACTTGTATTAAGTCTTGTACGAGATTAAGAAATGGCATGCGAGGCTGGATGTATGAAACTCGCCACTGAACAGAAGAGGGAATGGCTGGATGAAAATGGAAAAGCTCTGGAAGTTGAGATTATTAGCGTAGACGGGGGGCTGGGGGGTAGTCGGGTGAAGCATCTGTACATGCTTGTCTCTCAGTCCCCTGTTAGAATCCCCACAATGTACTCCCTGTCTTACTAGCAGTACTTGTACAGACAAGGTGTGTATTTGTCTTTGTAGACTAGGCATGCTGAACAGTCACCATAGGTCCTGGTAGTGTAGACTTTTAACCCTTTTGACAAGATATTCCTTCACACTCCCAGCATCAGTCAGTACCCAGAACCCTGCTCAGCTTCAATACCGTAACTCCTGCGTCAGTAAAGTGAGATACCACTGCTTTGTTGTTATCCCCTCTTTTAACCCAATGTCACTCTTTTGACCTTCTTCTTAACTGCTTCAAGTCCAGAAAGGGGCCTCAAACTATTCATGAAATCTTGATGTTACACTGTCaatgtcctttttttgtttgtttgttttttttgaggcgtgtgtatgtatatatagttttctcctcctctgctcgCCGATTGTGGCTTTTGTTATTTAGTGCTGATAAAGCCTGATAACTTCTTGAGTAACTCCATCTTAGTGGAGCTGTTGGGCttgtaaaatgcttttttttttcttctttttctaataaatatctatcagtACTAACGCGACTTGTGTTATGTGCTTTGTTGATGGCAGATTAAAGTGAAATTTTCATCAGTGTCACTAAAATATTATTTGTATAGTAGAAATCACTTAAGGACTAGAACATGTCATTCATGTCATGTTTACTTTGTTTCAATTGATCAGTTTATTCATTCAAGTACCAGCATAGTCTATTTCAGAAAACGAGAAATGTTTCCCAGATCACAATATGCTGTTTAAATAGTGCTTGTAGTATTCCAaccaactttgtttttttaattcattgtttAAGAGATATGGAATATTCTAACAAAGGAGAAAGCTATCATTAAACAAAGTCtagcaaaatcaaaatgttgcagTGCATGGTTGGAAATTGCCACCCTTTTTTAAATGCTGATAGTTGTAATTTTGCAAAACACCTATATTCTCAAATCTGGGAATGGTAGAAACGAGATCTTTTCTGATGGCATCAAACCTCAATATGTACATTTACATATGTACAGTTGTAAGTACATATGTAACTAAAAGCATGGATTGTGTGATATTGAAATACTGGTTCCACTGTGCTCAAAGTTTACATCTTGATTCCTTCCATGGATGAGTCATACAGTTCCTGTCTCAAAGGTTTGCCGTGTCATTGGTCAAACACTAATGAAATTAGCTGGTTCATTCGTGCGAGGCAAATGGGTGTGAACATTGACGATTACATCTAGAAGAACCACAGCATACGTTGTAGTTGCAAAATATTTGTGCAGTAAGACAAAGTAGCAGCCACTTTTGAAGGCTCTTATACATCTCATTTATTAACTGGTGAAAACATCACAATCAAAATCACGTGGAGTTTGTGTGCATACAATTTCCCTTGACTTAACCTGGCAAACGGCTTCAAACTGGTCAAAAAAGTCCCATGTCATTGCCTAGTGGCAAAAATACAGCTTTCTATCAGGAAGTGAGAGACAAGGAGGAAGAAAGCGAGAAACATCTGGGTTAATGTTTTATGGGAATGTGTAATTGTGAAACCAGACTACACTAACCCGTCTCTGGTATTTCACAGGTGGGTGTCCGAGAGAGGGGGGCTGAGGTGAAAAACAACAGAGGGGTTAAGACACAGATGTCTATTTAAAGTTCAAAGCTCGAGTGCCACAGATGTGTCTATCACTTGTGTGGTCATGTTTTTGGAGACATATTTAGGCAGGTGATTGTGGGCAACCTGTATAACTGGTTTCAAAGTTATGCTTCCTAGAACTGAAAATAAGTTTTCCCTGAAAGTGATACTAACGAGTGTGGTTCAGAGTCAGCTCAATGTGCTGACTACTGTCAAGCAGCTGCGTAAATTTAGTCTTGGCAGTAAAACCCcttaagcacacacacatatgcacaaacacagacacatactcCTCCCTGACCGATTCTACAGAAGTGTGGCCTTGCCCTCGCTTGAACACAGATAAGAAGAGCAACCCAGCTGtaggcagagaaaaagagacaaatatGGCTGCTTTGTTATGACTGATATGTAGGCTTCAAATGAGTCAGTCAGAAGATTAATAGTTACATCTGAAAGAATTGCTGATGATTAATTGCATGTAAATACTCTCTAATCTCTCTTTTCCTTAACTGTTGTGATTCGTGTTGTTCTGTAGTAGATCTCGgtcacatttgttttcatccaCTAATTTTTATCTTATGCCATTGTAGGTATAATAGTAACCTAAGACATCATGTTAAAGGACAATAATAGTAAAAATTGACTGCCATTCTACAAATGTTGTTATTATAACTGAGGTTCAGGAACAAAACCATGCCTCTCCCTATTACTAATCCAACCACCTGTgcttcactcatttcatccacctTTCCCTGTGTAATCCAATCACCGGCACGTGCGTATAGCAGCATGTCTGTCTAACCCCCTTGTCTCCCCTCAAACCCCgattttatcctccttcaatgGGCAGCACCGTGGCccagcactgtggcctcacagcaagaaggtcctgtGTTCAGACCTCAGTCATCCCAGACATTTCTGTGGACAgtctgcatgttctccccatgtttGCGTGGGTTTCCACCATGCACATCGCTTTCCTTCCACCATCAAAGACATGCATGCTAAAATTCATAATTCCGCCAAAGTAATTGTTATTTTTCCATCACAGGAACCACAGGGAGATCACAAAGCAAGACCCCCCCGGGTTCCTAGCCGCTCCGTCCACCATGACCCAGATCaacccccttcatccctccaacCCCCCTACTGAACCTTCTCGCCAACCAAATAAACTACCTGTTGTACCCCCTTGTTAGTTAGTGAATGTTTTAGTTAGCAAGAGCCATTAGATAATGtattaaaagtacaaaattatTGCTCAAAACTCCGCTTTTTATTTGTATTCGTACTGACTGTTATGAGCATATTTTTTTCCCGTATGAACACCATACATACTCAAACCTTGCACAGAGTATGTGGTATAACTTTAGTAGTGAATATCTGCACATAAGCAGCAGCAATTACTAATGCTATtgattacacctgtgctttacttgctatgacatgtcaaaatgtctgctgttaaaAAGGCTGTTGAGATGAAAGTGCTTTGCAGCCTGTAAAGATGTGTTATTCACCTTTAAGTGTTTTTCACTGGTTGTAACAGACAACCagtgaaaactttgacattGACACATTGTCCTCCACTTTGTAAAGCCGTATATGGATTTAGTTTCTACTTGAAATTATCTGTGATCAACGTTTTCATATCATAGTATACAGCTTAAAATTTTtatcttttcctctttttaaagTCTGCACTTATGTCATTCTTACCATAAATGCCTGTACCTGCTTGGGGGCGTATCCCAAGTGTGAATGTAATTTATGTGTGTCTAAGAAGCAGATATACTTTAGAGATACATTTCATCCTCACATGAGACGTGACCTTAAGTATCCAGGGTAAAGCTGTGGTGTACATGCATGTAGGACTCCAGTTACTGTAAGAAAAACCTCGCACATGCTTCACGCATTGACCTTGCAAAGGTTGAGAAGTTTGTTAAAGCACTAAgggttaatttaaaaaaagtaaaaactaaaaGTGATACTCTGTTCTTCAGAAAGCTCACTGATGGAAAGACAAATGCTTTTCAACCACATCAGCAGATCATGGGTGTGGTGGCTCCAAGCAAAGCAGCGCAGATTATTCTTGTCTGGTCACATTCCCCTGCGGTCCATAGTAATCAGGATCACGTCGGTTTcgttcattttatttactcaCAGCACAGTGactgtgaatcattttgttGTTTCCTCATACCATTTGCCAAAGATAGTGACAGATCAGTTGGTTTTTGCAGTCATGTGTCTTAGTTCATGAGGTTTTCATGACTGAGTTATTCTGGACTAAAGCCCCGTTTTACATACGACACACAACAGGCTGCTTTGTAGTCAGAAATTACAAGAGAAGAGGCTTCTGTAATTGGGAAGGCCAAAGGGATTAATACATGAATCAGTGAAGGAAAAACTCTATTGCTAGTGTTGCAAAGCCAGTGACCATGAAATTGATGATCTGTTTGTCTCTTCTCTGACATAACTACTATTGGTATCAGGGGTATTAAACATTGATTCATAGCATCTATCAGCAGAAGTATGTTTTGATAAATGTAAATCCTAGTAATAGTCGTAGAtctttaaaggaacagttcagACAGTTTGGGAAGTAGGCATACCTTTTTCGCTTTCTTGCCAGGAAATAGACAGAAtggataccactctcatatttgtacattacattacttcatttagctgacactttcatccaaagtgacttacaattgctaggttgcacacctctggagcaactaggggttaagtgtcttgctcagggacacattggtggacgtgtcacagtggggaatcgaatctgggtctctcacaccaaaggtatgtgtctaatccactgctcCATTGCCACCCaggataaatatgaagctattgcaagcagccggttagctaaactaaaataaagagagagaaacagctaATTCCATCCAAATTTGTACCAAAATCCATATAACAGCACCCCTAAAGCTAAAACATTGTAAGTTaaagcagattttgttacctttggacagttTTGAAAGGGTACAAAATTAATTGTAACCTTGTATAGGAGCATTAAAGTGCAAGCTGTTGAGACAATTCTGAGCTATATTTCAAATTACATTACACAACTCGATGACATTTGGCTCACCAAGGGGTGAAACCTAGTACAGCTGTAAGGCTATTCATAGTTTGCTTACTGTAAGTCAGTGATAGCCAAGCAATCTGACACATTCTAATATTCTGGCCTTGGGCTGTTCACAGGTCTATTCCCGGCTGATTTTAACTATAACCAATGGACAGCACATTATAGATAATCTTGAACTCTATCTGTGGATACTGTCAGATTGATTTGATACGTTATGGATAcaatttgcatttcatttgcattgtAAGTTTGCATTAAAAAGTTTACCTTTCATGATAATCTTGACATTACTCAACGCAGAAACACCACTGCAAAAAAGCAGAGGAGTGAAGTTTACAGTTAATAATGTCCTCTCTCATGGTGCATACATTTCAGATGAGTGATAAGATGTATTagtgaaaaaaacaactaacaCAATTGCCTTTAACTTACCACTTGTTGATAGCTTTTCACCAAAAAGAGAACATGGTTGTACTGTTACAGCCAACTTCACGTTTTAGACAATAACCCCGATATGAGAACCGTTTCGTCCTTTAAAAAGACCAATACAGGAAACATAATTTTTGttgttcaaatatattttaaaacatttttagccACCTTTTTGGTGTGTGTATCTCTAGAGATGGCAATGTCAGGGTTTGGGTTTTGTATTGGTTTATTGAATGCATTCTAACATTGTGAACATAGTAAACGTTAtacttgctaaacatcagtTTGCtggcattgtcattgtgaacatattagcatgctgatgaTGTTAGCGTTAGCATTCACAATTtcttttaaactattttattgACTGAGCCTACCATAAAGCTTAGACCATGGTATTGAAAGCAGTTCAAGTGTCTAGAGGGCGCTATCAGTACTTAATTTTTGGGTTtagatttttgtctttttagcaGTATTCGACATTTTTttgacacacaacaaaacaaaaggcatTTCCGCCAATTAGCTGGGCTGAAAACAAGGCTTACCTAACCTATCGTATAGGTCATATTTTGGACATTGTCGTGGCTCAAAAACTGACATCTATAGACACCCGATATATTATGTTGATCCAGAGATCTGACATTAATAACCCGATATATTATGTTTGGATCCATTAAAGTTACTCACAATACAAGATACAATAAACCCTGTTTTTGTTACCATCTTGACTGTAAGGAAGCCAGGAGGGACAAAtaagtgtctgtatgtgtgggtaggtgtttgtgtgtgtgtagggggtgTGATTTAAGTGATTCAGATGCATTCCCACTCATGACTTCAGAAAAATTCTGTAGGAAACTTTGCATTGTTTACCAGCAAATGAGCAGATTCTAATGAATATTGTCATGAAACTATCAGCCATAACCAAATGCCATGGTGTGCCCCCAAACTATTTTAAGATTTAACAGAATTGATTCCTGTAGGGAATTTAGGTAAAAGCAAAAGTAATTGAAATGAAGGGATATGGAAACAGTGTATCAGAAAGCTCCATCACACTCTGTACATACTGCATGTGATGGAAAACAAGGCCGGGTAAGGGGCAAATCCACGTCAGCAGGCTTGAACACATGATGTTTTACTGCAGCTCCTGCCATTTGTCAACATGACCCAGTAGAGCTAGATACACTCTCCTAAACAAGGTGAATGTACAAGTTTTGCAATGAGTTAGTTACAGTCAAACAGAGAAAGTAGAAGAGAAGTTAGAAGGCGTCATTGTTTGTGGGTTAGTGTGTTATTCTTTAGACTTTTGGCCTTGACTGTGATATTGACATTACATCATGTATGCTTTTAGTGCaactgtatttttgttattttgtttttttagacatttgtaATCTGCcttagtatttttttattcaagttTATTAAATTTTCTTTAGCTGCTTCTGAAATCAGCTAAAGAAAATTGACTACATTATAGACATGTGCACAATGAAGATGAGAACTGTGAACAAATGAGTAGCACAGTCTTTCTGACTGAACTTTCAATAAGGTTCATATTTCTTATATAATTATAAACTCTGAAAGCATTACAGCAGAACTCACTGATAAACGTGCCTCTGATAAACTCTTGAAAGCCTCTTTCTAGCATCAACAC
Proteins encoded in this region:
- the atf4a gene encoding cyclic AMP-dependent transcription factor ATF-4 — encoded protein: MTLSQLALEDVEALYLGPSFLTADPMGPLLDQDEEEALSPSFSLEGKVPASPPLSLSSYASSWSPYQTVSSSPLSSASPPHSPPPTQPSSSLGTKAGVNPSTLPWLVDSDLLDAHVGADACKDDAFAGMDWMSEKIDLSEFDLDSLIGSCSSDESPSSPEDLLASLDSHMDLELGSFDTNIPTPHESLELELSLPSIPSLPLELPLPGAAEAKKTEVSLDLEVVMKCEPPSPAPSPSPPSPAYTVELGSEMDVLDAEKTSTPLTATIIPDLSGSVQTPSPIVLSIPPSGHIVVLLTKNDEPSFVSFPDQSIKISPSSDCDSDSGIESVAGSPARLPSTPSTPSPTAGSSRTKPYSKPEPASASLSSAKSSRVKSVSGAPKVVEKKLKKMEQNKTAATRYRQKKRVEQELLGTELEGLEKRNHELTEKAESISREIQYLKDLMEEVRKHRRGKTSSVA